AACAGAAAACATAGAGTTCCAATATCAAAATCTCCAATCATGTCCACCACAAGAATTCAAGAACCACCCAAATTCTACAACAAAAAGTCCTCCATCCATGGTAGAAATGATTCTGACGAGCTTGAAATATTTGAGGCTGCAAGGTACTTCTCTGGTTACAATGAAGCTCATCAACAACAAGTCTACAATGTCACAGCAACTAATTACACACAGAGGAGCATGAGAGGAGGAAGAAAAAGCTTGGATTTACCAATGATGAGAAACTCTCTCCCACAAGACTCTAATTCCAAGATTGATCGTCAAAAGCAGCAGCAAGACAAGAAATACAAGCAACCAAGCTCACCTGGAGGTAGACTTGCAAGTTTCTTGAACTCTCTGTTTAACCAAACAGGgtctaagaagaagaagaaatcaaagtcAACCACACAATCCATGAAGCATGAAGATGATGATCAGAGTCCCAGTAgtgtgaggaggaggaggagcagcaGCATTAGTCATTTTCGACGCTCGAATGCGACGTCAGCCGATACAAAGTCCTTGTATTCCTCTTCAAGCTCTGGTTTTAGGACTCCCCCTGTTTATGCTCAAACACCCATCAAGAGTTACAAGGACCTGAGACTCACAATTGGGAAATTGATCAATCATGATCATTATCAGAAGAGGAACCAAGATCATTTGTATGAGAATAAGGCTAAATTGAGCCATGGATCGACAGAGAAGAAGGAGCAATTGAGGAAGTTGAATGATGATGTAGATGATGGAGCAGAGACTGATTCAAGCTCTGATTTGTTTGAATTGGAAAACTATGATCTGGGTTTCTACTCAAGTGGATTACCAGTCTATGAGACTACTCAGATGGACACTGTCAAGAAATcagcagcaccaccaccaccaattaCCACTCGCACTCTATGAGCTTGAGATTTGTTGAAATTCTCCGTCCAAATACACCAATACTATCATTCTCTTTGGGTATGAGCACATAAGATTCTGTTTTTCTGAACCGTCTTACTTCACCGTATTTAAAATACGTTGTTGAAGTAAGAGGGACCGAGCTTTGCTTATAGAGTAATGTCAGACCAATATGAGATTATAGTGTTGATAAGATTGTGTATTAATTTGCAATATTTATTGTCTATTAATTTTTTGCTTTTAATGTATGTATAATTTGGAATGTTTTTCcttgtctttactttacttttatCTTTCTTGCGAGACAATCTTGTGAGTTGTAATATGACTAGATGGAGAGAATGTGTGGCCATGACAAATTAAAGTAGTGTGACCCTTTTGTCAATTATTACATTTATCTTTCACCCTTTTCACTTTAGACAGGGAACATGATAATAGCTtattagaaaaaaagaaaaagaaaaagaaaaatgctaATACTAATAACTAATATATTCTCCAAGTTGACTTTTGAGAGATTGAAACCATAAATAACACTTTTATATACCGAAAGATAATTAGTGTTACAATTTACACATCGTtgtttaaaatatttcaatttgatcacccaatgataaaattatttcaacttGATCTTTCGGGCATATTTTTTCACTTTGGGACATTCAAACTGCACATGTGGTAAGTTGACTGTCCAAATATTGATTGTCACATGTGCAGTTTGACTGtcccaaagtgagaaaatctgttcttgaaataattttatcattgggttaccaaattaaaacattttaaataacgatatgtaaattgaaacatttactattttttgatatgtaaaagtggtattaactcatactttttaaaaaaatgttctcTAAAATGGACAGCCAAACATATTTTGGGTACGTGTTGACCTTAACCTACACAGGATTACACTTTTGTACAGCCAAACTCGATAATCATTATGAATTTGGAGATAAATCGTATACTATTACTGGCTACTTGTATGGCATTTGAGGAGTATCCTAtcctctctgtgtgtgtgtatatgttgtCATAATAAGCAGGGACAGGATTAAAAGGGAAACAAATTTGGTCTTCCATgcaatgataaaaaaaagtgGAGCCTACTTTATCAAAATATGTGTATATTATTGaacgaaaaaaaagagagagaaaattattatGTATGTGATATGACTATACATGAAAATATTAATGGTGGATGGTTATATTTTTCTATTAAAGATGAAAGACTAAAGAATGAGCAGTAAGCAGCATTTGTCGTTTCTATGCTTtaaaatctcatatatatatatatatatatatatatatatatatatatatatgaattcccTTAGGTTCTAAAGTGAGTTCCTAAAATAAAATCATAGTTTTTAGGaatcaaaacatttttaaaaaaattgaaaaaaaatatatttgtattttgatagatcTTACGAACCTAAtgacatatttttttgttctaaataaaaatcaaattcaatatgaaaagttCATGATAATCCTGGATCattagatataaaacaaaaaacatttcataCACATTTCatcttgcatttgatttttgtttcgaacaaaaaatatatcgttgggttcataaaaccaattaaaacacaaatatattttttttcagatttttgaaaaatgtttttgaCCTTAAAAATGAATCCTAAAAATTAATACCTCCTTTTAGGATATCATAAGAgcgcacacacacatacacaggcTCTCCTACGCACGCCGTACTTTTGTGTATACACGGCGTGCCATTTTAAGACACAAAAGTGAGGCCCAACTGATTGGACCCACGCCTATGTCAGACCACAAAGGCTTGATTTAGGCTAAAAAGCGAACGCCCGTAATACGAGCTTCCGCACCTGAGCCTCTCTGTATACATAGGGcatgtttgggagtgctgtcaactgctgtgaggtgctatgagttataaaactgtggtgctgtgagttgagttggaacgcaaaaagttgtttagcgcatcacttttaaaattgtggtgctgtgCTGTGAgctgcgtttgac
This genomic stretch from Tripterygium wilfordii isolate XIE 37 chromosome 22, ASM1340144v1, whole genome shotgun sequence harbors:
- the LOC119991971 gene encoding protein BIG GRAIN 1-like E; translated protein: MSTTRIQEPPKFYNKKSSIHGRNDSDELEIFEAARYFSGYNEAHQQQVYNVTATNYTQRSMRGGRKSLDLPMMRNSLPQDSNSKIDRQKQQQDKKYKQPSSPGGRLASFLNSLFNQTGSKKKKKSKSTTQSMKHEDDDQSPSSVRRRRSSSISHFRRSNATSADTKSLYSSSSSGFRTPPVYAQTPIKSYKDLRLTIGKLINHDHYQKRNQDHLYENKAKLSHGSTEKKEQLRKLNDDVDDGAETDSSSDLFELENYDLGFYSSGLPVYETTQMDTVKKSAAPPPPITTRTL